From the genome of Candidatus Nitrosocosmicus oleophilus, one region includes:
- a CDS encoding nitroreductase family protein — MVNKKVENGRLPQNKINPIFVDRWSPRSMTGEIINDETLMSLFEAARWAPSSYNNQPWRFLYAKKDTSSWNVFFNLLLEGNKVWAKDAAVLVVVISRKNFEHNEKPSITHQFDAGAAWENLALEASTRGIGTHGMQGFDYEKAREQLRIPSNFNIMAMIAIGIKGPRENLPPNLQEKEFPNHRKELSEIVMEGAFRNEEQTIQISKFRNMKCI, encoded by the coding sequence GTGGTTAACAAAAAAGTTGAAAATGGTCGTCTTCCTCAAAATAAAATAAACCCTATTTTTGTTGATAGATGGTCACCTAGATCAATGACAGGAGAGATAATAAATGATGAAACATTGATGAGTCTCTTTGAAGCTGCTAGATGGGCACCTTCTTCTTACAACAATCAACCTTGGAGATTTCTTTATGCTAAAAAGGATACTTCTAGTTGGAATGTTTTCTTTAACCTATTGTTAGAAGGAAATAAAGTCTGGGCAAAAGATGCTGCCGTATTAGTTGTAGTCATATCTCGAAAGAATTTTGAACACAATGAAAAACCTTCAATTACTCATCAGTTTGATGCAGGGGCGGCATGGGAGAATTTAGCATTAGAAGCGAGTACCCGTGGAATTGGTACACATGGAATGCAAGGCTTTGATTATGAAAAGGCAAGAGAACAACTAAGAATACCTTCTAACTTTAACATAATGGCAATGATTGCTATCGGTATTAAAGGACCTCGAGAGAATCTACCACCTAATCTACAGGAAAAAGAGTTTCCTAACCATAGGAAAGAATTAAGTGAAATAGTAATGGAAGGGGCTTTTAGAAATGAGGAACAAACAATTCAAATATCAAAATTTAGAAATATGAAATGCATCTAA
- a CDS encoding antibiotic biosynthesis monooxygenase codes for MEKNNIILINNFVVDDPYKQQKVADMLEDASKQILSKHDGFISTRIHKSLDGKKVMSYVQWENKDAIEKMLNDPRAIIQMNDLASVAKVERILYELVFTEEKM; via the coding sequence ATGGAAAAAAATAATATCATATTAATAAACAACTTTGTGGTTGATGATCCTTACAAGCAGCAAAAAGTAGCTGATATGCTTGAGGATGCTTCTAAACAAATACTAAGTAAACATGATGGTTTCATTTCAACAAGAATTCACAAAAGTTTAGATGGAAAAAAGGTAATGAGTTATGTACAATGGGAAAATAAAGATGCAATTGAAAAAATGCTTAACGATCCAAGAGCAATAATACAAATGAACGATCTTGCGAGTGTGGCTAAGGTAGAGAGAATATTATATGAACTAGTATTTACAGAAGAGAAAATGTAG